A genome region from Drosophila simulans strain w501 chromosome 2R, Prin_Dsim_3.1, whole genome shotgun sequence includes the following:
- the LOC6735665 gene encoding microfibril-associated glycoprotein 4: MFRKEPISLYSHRLADKIMFSGVPVFSVCIALNVMILCHAETLNLFGNLEAIYEQAESALSTLQESLLQLETNGTLSTSPDVIYPTSCLTSGNLEKGLHTLKVPGLSPFQVYCENQLAGPGWIVIQKRFSGNLSFFRNWKEYKSGFGNLMDEYFLGLEKIRALTALEPHELYVHLEDFDDTIKHAKFDEFAIGNEDDDYAMNTLGKYSGTAGDSLRSHRKMKFSTYDRDNDREFNKNCAFYYLGGWWYNACLDSNLNGQYMPGGKYEESLFARGMCWRSWRGHNYGYRVTQMMIRPKCRTIPVTHR, encoded by the exons atgtttagaaAAGAGCCAATCTCATTATATTCTCATCGATTAGCTGACAAAATCATGTTCTCCGGCGTCCCAGTTTTTTCCGTTTGCATTGCACTTAATGTGATGATTCTTTGTCATGCGGAG ACGCTGAATTTGTTTGGAAACTTGGAGGCTATTTATGAACAGGCAGAAAGTGCACTCTCAAC TTTACAAGAATCACTTTTGCAACTTGAAACCAATGGCACTCTAAGCACATCCCCTGATGTGATTTATCCAACTTCCTGTCTGACTTCTGGGAATCTTGAAAAGGGCTTGCACACCCTGAAAGTCCCAGGCTTGAGTCCCTTTCAAGTGTACTGCGAAAATCAGTTGGCTGGACCCGGTTGGATCGTCATTCAAAAGAGGTTCAGTGGAAATCTGAGCTTCTTTCGCAATTGGAAGGAGTACAAGAGCGGATTTGGCAATCTAATGGACGAGTACTTCCTAGGCCTCGAAAAGATTCGTGCCTTGACTGCCCTGGAGCCGCATGAGTTGTATGTACACCTGGAGGATTTCGATGATACAATTAAGCATGCGAAATTCGATGAATTTGCCATTGGAAACGAAGATGACGACTACGCCATGAAtacactgggaaaatattCGGGCACTGCTGGAGATTCCCTCCGCTCACACCGCAAAATGAAGTTCTCCACATATGATCGGGATAACGACCGTGAGTTTAACAAGAACTGTGCATTTTACTATCTGGGAGGATGGTGGTACAACGCATGTCTGGACAG CAACCTTAATGGTCAGTATATGCCGGGTGGGAAGTACGAGGAGAGCTTGTTCGCCAGAGGAATGTGCTGGCGATCTTGGCGTGGCCACAACTACGGCTACAGGGTAACCCAAATGATGATAAGACCCAAGTGCCGAACGATACCAGTGACTCATCGGTGA
- the LOC6735666 gene encoding fibrinogen C domain-containing protein 1, with the protein MVWNEARNKIMKLYVLCVLLLSGGSLFSSAQSSKLDLIYKKAESMVSSLKIQLEELKKSLKEITEQKGTHETAINPSSCLAAGINSNGIHVIEVPGLEPFPVYCDTRLAGSGWTVIQRRQDGSENFYRCWEEYSQGFGELSGEFFLGLEKLHFLTSAEPYELYVHMEDFDGMVHDARYEDFAIGNGSASYALTVLGKYSGDAGDSLRYHKGMPFSTFDHDDTGHGCARIYVGAWWYDQCQRSNLNGQYLEGGRFEPKMSGRGISWMTWRGYDYGYKFVQMMIRPKCSNNLRRQGMQNALNAH; encoded by the exons ATGGTTTGGAACGAGGCACGGAACAAGATCATGAAGCTTtatgtgttgtgtgttttattattaagcgGTGGCAGCCTCTTTTCTAGTGCTCAAAGCAGTAAGTTGGATCTAATCTATAAGAAAGCTGAAAGCATGGTTTCCAG TTTAAAGATCCAGCTGGAAGAGCTAAAAAAGAGCCTCAAGGAGATCACAGAACAAAAAGGGACTCATGAGA CCGCAATTAATCCCTCCTCCTGTCTAGCTGCCGGAATCAACAGTAATGGCATCCATGTTATTGAAGTTCCGGGTCTGGAACCTTTTCCGGTTTATTGTGACACTCGGCTGGCGGGATCTGGTTGGACTGTAATTCAGCGACGACAGGATGGCAGTGAAAACTTCTATCGCTGCTGGGAGGAGTATAGCCAAGGATTTGGGGAGCTTAGCGGAGAATTCTTTTTGGGTCTGGAAAAGCTACACTTCCTAACATCCGCGGAGCCCTACGAGCTGTATGTCCATATGGAAGACTTCGATGGAATGGTACACGATGCCCGATACGAGGATTTTGCCATTGGGAATGGATCAGCGTCTTATGCGCTAACTGTTTTGGGTAAATACTCGGGAGACGCCGGGGATTCGTTGAGGTACCACAAGGGTATGCCCTTCTCCACATTCGATCACGATGATACGGGTCACGGATGCGCCAGGATTTATGTGGGGGCCTGGTGGTACGATCAGTGCCAGAGGAG CAACCTCAATGGCCAATATTTGGAGGGAGGTCGATTCGAGCCGAAGATGTCGGGTCGCGGAATCAGCTGGATGACCTGGCGTGGCTACGACTACGGCTACAAATTCGTACAAATGATGATCAGACCCAAGTGCTCCAACAACCTACGAAGGCAGGGCATGCAAAATGCCTTAAACGCCCATTGA
- the LOC6735667 gene encoding shugoshin, translated as MGSKVEQQYKLLNAELMDQVQKQRLEIGEYRKRVISLEREIMDIREEHVLQNHRQRMENISIVRSLMLSLNVDSDSLAVRQEPAQAAQINRPSGPRRSSREICKDMRRTCALARTTRPISPRRSSSVTSTVSSSSRRSSAEVQSEVVATRMPEDRRADKPTPPPRRPAELVFDEDDSDDDFDEAVSPVEETQTEQNEENNRLFSIIEENGSEGESADSSSSCEAIYCDTTVESSPPNAQVTVTPSGRALREVDTNVPVAVSLSRGKESAKGSRLAISVAVEDSPQEPSIQCPRLAVTRPSQSSGIFPDVNGLTPRRSLFNGIGKLAGSTSTPKSFLVEEMPSMRTRSRTTANKKSENTDMSSSFCNNSARPSRSCRPTSLVEPSLKNKMRNGSKGKAKAKK; from the exons ATGGGATCCAAAGTGGAGCAGCAGTACAAGCTGCTGAATGCGGAGCTAATGGACCAGGTGCAAAAGCAGCGCTTGGAGATCGGCGAGTACAGGAAGCGGGTGATATCGTTGGAGCGCGAGATCATGGACATTCGGGAGGAGCACGTCCTGCAAAACCATCGCCAGCGCATGGAGAACATCAGTATCGTACGCAGCCTGATGCTGAGTCTGAACGTGGACTCTGACTCCCTGGCGGTGCGTCAAGAACCCGCTCAGGCAGCTCAGATAAACAGACCAAGCGGCCCGCGTCGCAGCTCCAGGGAAATCTGCAAGGACATGCGACGGACGTGTGCGTTGGCCCGCACCACCAGACCCATCTCGCCAAGAAGATCTTCCTCAGTGACCAGTACGGTTTCGTCCTCTAGTCGCCGCTCCAGCGCAGAAGTGCAGTCCGAGGTGGTGGCCACTAGGATGCCAGAGGATAGGAGAGCCGACAAG CCTACACCACCGCCACGAAGACCAGCGGAATTAGTGTTTGATGAGGACGACTCGGACGATGATTTCGACGAAGCCGTTAGTCCCGTGGAGGAGACACAGACTGAGCAAAATGAGGAGAACAATCGTCTGTTTAGCATTATAGAGGAAAATGGCAGTGAAGGGGAGTCCGCAGACTCGTCATCATCATGCGAGGCCATCTACTGCGACACAACGGTTGAAAGTAGTCCGCCAAACGCCCAAGTCACCGTCACGCCCAGTGGACGGGCTCTCCGGGAAGTGGACACCAATGTCCCAGTAGCAGTGTCCCTTAGCCGAGGAAAGGAGTCCGCGAAGGGATCACGGTTGGCTATTTCCGTCGCTGTTGAAGATTCTCCACAGGAGCCAAGCATACAGTGCCCGCGACTGGCAGTCACCAGGCCTAGTCAATCGTCTGGAATCTTTCCTGATGTCAACGGACTAACGCCGCGAAGAAGCCTGTTCAACGGGATAGGCAAACTGGCCGGGAGCACCAGCACTCCGAAATCCTTTCTCGTCGAGGAAATGCCATCTATGAGAACTAGAAGCCGAACTACCGCTAATAAGAAATCAGAAAATACGGATATGTCCAGTTCTTTTTGCAACAACAGCGCAAGGCCGAGTAGAAGCTGCAGGCCCACCAGTTTGGTGGAGCCAAGTCTGAAGAACAAGATGCGCAATGGCTCGAAAGGCAAGGCCAAGGCCAAAAAGTAG